The nucleotide sequence CCCGCCTTAACGCTGGCCACCAATTAGCTTTTCCCTACATGAAAGTCATATTCTACGTGGGTCTGGTGCTGGCAGCCCCGGGCCTTTACGCCCAATCAGGGCCCGCCCTTGCCCCCATTTCGCCGCCCATTGCCCTGGCCCCGCTTTCCCTGGCCGAGTGCCGGGCATTAGCCCTAGAACACAACCAGCGCCTGGCCGCCGCGGGCCGGCGGCAGCGGGCCGCCGAAGCCGGGCACGAGGCCACAAAAACCAACCGCTTGCCCAAGCTGGATTTCAGTGGCACCGGCTACTATGTGCACGGTTTAGGCAACACCTTGAATACGCAGGGCGTCACGGCAGGCGTAGGCCTCACCCAGACCCTCTACTCGGGCGGACGCCTCCGCGCCCAAACCGCCCTCGCGGACGTAACGGCCCAGGTGGCCACCGCCGCCGTACAAGCCACCCGGCAGCAGCAGCTAACCGAAACCGACCAGACCTACTGGCAAACCGTTGCCCTGCGCGACCACGTAATGCTGGCCGAGCGCAACCGGACCCAGCTGCAAGCTCTGGTGCGGGACGTTGACAACAAATACCGGGCGGGCCTGGCCTACCAAGCCGATTTGCTGCGGGCCCAAGTCCAGCTGCGCGACGCCGAAGTACGGCTGCTGCGCACCCGCGACGACGCGCTTCTCATCCAGTTGGTGCTGCGCCAGCTGATCGGGCGACCGGCCGGCGACTCGTTGCGCCTAGCCGATTCCGTCGAGGGCGAGTTTGCGACGGTTAGCCCCGCCGACTACGCGGCCCGGGCCCGGGCGCAGCGGCCGGACCTGCGCCGACTCGCCCTCGCCAACCAGGCAGATTCCCTGCAACTGGAGGTGGCCCGCAGTGCCCGATGGCCGCAAATCAACGCCAGCGTTAACGCCTTGTACCTGCGGCAGAAGCCCGGTTTTCTGCTGCCCGAAGCCAACAATACGCCCGCCTACGCCTTGGTCAGCGTGAATCTGCCGCTGGTGCACTGGCAGGAAAACCGGCTGCTGGAAAGCCAGCGGCGCTACCTAACCCAGGCCAGCCGGGCCGACCTGGCGGAAGCCCACCAGCAGGTAACGCTGGAAGTGAGCCGCGCCCTGTTGCGCCTCAACCAGGCGGCCCGGCGCATCGAGTTGCAGCGCCTCACGCTGACGCAGGCTCAGGAAAATCTGCGCCTCAACGACAACCGCTTCCGCGCCGGCCTGCTCCCGCTCGTTGATTTACTGGAAGCCCAAACCCTAAGTCAGCGTGCCGCCACCGAGTTGCTTGATGCGAAAGTGGAATACCGCGTTGCCGAGGCGGCCTTGGCGCAAGCAACAGGGGAGCAATTCTAGCGACGGCCTGATCACCAGAACCAGAAAGCAATTAAGGGTAAAAAGAACATATTGTGACTAATAGTCATTTTTTAACTGTTAGTGCAACTAGCTACTGTTTTCTCCGTTATTGCAACCAAGTAAGCTGTTCTTACCGCCACCTAACTTTCTTTTCTCATGGAATCCCAAGCCCTCAAAGAACTAATTAAACAAGGATTGGCCGCCGATAAAGCCGGCAGCAAAATAGGCGCTGAGTCCACCGCCGACATTCAGAACAATGCCAGCCACCCCGACTTATTGGCGCTGCTCGACAAAGGCAATACCACGTCGAAAGAATGGGCGCAGCGTATTGACCGGGCCATAACCGAAGTAGGGGGCGTCGCCGAACGGCCCAACGAAGTGCTGGAAGCCCACTACCGGGTAAGCAAAGAAATCAGCAGCGAGGCGCAGACGGACGAGGTGCGCGACCTGGGAATCATTGCCAGCGGCCAACTGGCCCTGCATTATTGGATTGCTTCTTTCGGCACCCTCAAAGCCTACGCGGAGGCCGTCGGCCTCTCCCAAACGGCCCGGGAGATGCAGGCCTCGGTTGAAGAAGCAAAGCAACTGGATGAGGAATTCACGGCGCTGGCGCAAAAAATGCTGGCGGTAAAGTAGGGCGCAGCCCCACTCGTAGCGGCTGCCTAGCGGTTTTAGGCTGTCCCATTCTTCGCTACGCTAGTATGTTACGCCCCCTATCGTGCGGGGGCTCGTTCGGCCGGACGAGTCCCCGCACGATAGGGGGCACTTCGTTTCTGCCTTATGCATAACCGTTCAGGTCGGCCGGCGAGTAGGCTGCGCTTCGGGCCTGGTCCACAAGCTACCGGATGGGCCCCGGACGAGCCATAGCAGCTCCTTCCCACGCCCCTCTGGGCAACGGGGTAGAGTGGTTAACTGATAAACTCTTACCTGCTGGGTCAAAAGACCGTACTTTTGACTTACTAGTCACAAACTGACTATTCTGACTTATGGGAGTAGCAGAGCGAAAACTGCGCGAGAAAAAGCAGCGGGAAGAGGCCATTCTAGCGGCAGCCAAGCAAGTGTTCCAACAAAAAGGCTTGGTCGCGGCGACGATGGATGATATTGCCGCCGTGGCCGAGTTGGCGAAGGGCACCCTCTACCGGCACTACCGCAGCAAAGAGGATATCATGCTCCTTATCAATGAGCGGGCGTTACAGGAAATGCACGGGCAATTTGTGCAGGTAACGGCAGCAGCCGCCACGGGGCTGGAAAAGATTTTGCGCTTGACGCAGGCGTACTACGCATTTTGCCTGGCTCACCCCGCCTACTTCGACTTCATCGCCTTCTTTGAATCCCCCTTTCCTAGTACGAACGTAGCAACGTTGTATGCCACCAACACGGCTATTCGGGAGTTGGTCATGCACCTCTTAGAGCAAGGCATGCAGGACGGATCTATCCGGACGGATCTTAAAGCCGAGCTGCTGACCAATATCATGTGGGCGAGCAGTTACGGGATTATGCAGCTCATCGTGAGCCGCGGCGGACACTTAACCGAAAACCAGGAAATCAACCTCGATGAGCTCTTCGCGACCTACCTGACGACCTTGACCGCGGGGCTTCGGCCTTGAGAGGGCCCAGTAAAAGTGACTTATTTGGGGCGTAAGGATGGCTCAGATTCTCATAGTGGCTGTTGCAGAACTCTCGCCTGTTAAGCGCCGTGACAAGTAGTAATTCGTCTATCAACCAATAGTCCCTGATTCAGGGCTGGAAAAACCAGTTGGAGGCGGTGCCGGGGGCCTGGGCAGGACGACGGCGAGACCTACCCGCTGTTGGGACCGATATGTGAGAAGCTTTTCTTAGATTGTAGGCCATCGCGGCCAGCAACATCGTCTTGTGGGCACTAGCCCGGCTGCGCGTGTTGACCTGGCGCAGGCCGTAGTGCTGGAGCAAGCTACCAAAGACGGGCTCCACCGTGCTTTGGCACACAAGCCGCATCCGGTGCCCTTATCGGCTCTGCTGGCGGGCCAGCGCCCGGCGGTAGTGCGGGTCATACGCTGTGCGTGTCACCTTGCGCTTGTTGGTTTTAGGGGCACGGATGGCTTTGCGCGGACAGAGCCGGCAATCGCGGGTGGAGGCGCGGTAGGGCTTGAACAGGCCACCATCCAGACTCGTCTCGTAACTCCGAAAGGGCAGAAACTTACCGGCCGGACAGGTGAAGCAGTCTGCTTGGGCATCATAGGGAAAACCCTCCACGACCAGCTTGTAGTTGCCAAAGACGGGGATCCAGGGCGTGATGCCCTGCTGCTCGAGCAGAGCGTAGTTCACCCCGGTCGAGTAATTGGTGTCGGCTACCAGGTCTTGCAGGGGCACGCCCTGGGCGAGCAAGCGCTGGCGCAGGTGCGTAACCAGTTTAGGCAGGTACACACAGTCCCGGATATCGGCCAAGTCGGCCTGGACGTGGCTGATCACGCCATGGGCCGTGTCCACGGCCAGGCTGCAGTGGTAGTTCAAGGCGCGCGGTTTGCCGAGCTTGATAGAAATGCGCGCTTCCGGATCGGTCGGACTGTAGTGCGTTTTGTTGCTTATCAGACGGGCGCGGGGGCCTCGCGCACCAAAGAGTCCCGTCCAATGCTGGTACGCGCTCGGAGAGCCGAAAGCGCGTGACCTGCTGATCGGTGAACTGCTTCTGGCCTTGCAGCTGCTTGCTCCGAAACCCAACGCCGAATAGGTCATACGTTCTGCAACAGCCACGATGATATTCTGTGCCTTCCTTATGGCCTCAAACGGTCCAGCGGAACTCGACCACCTCACAAGAGTCTAACTATTGGCTTTGAATAGATGCCTCATCTCAACTGCGCCTAATACGCCCGCTAGCCAGAACCATTTCGACACGCTACCAGTTACAAAACATTAACTCATGCGCATGAGGTAAAAACATTGCTTATCTTTACTTTCCATGGATACCAAGTCCCTCGTCAAGTTAGCTAAGTCGCTGAGCGACCCTACTCGTCTTCGCTTGTTGCAGGAGATTGCCAAAGGAGATATCACGGTGTGTGCCGACTTATTTCAGTACGTGCCTATCAGCCAGCCCTCCATGTCGCAGCATCTAAAAGCCCTCTGCGAGGCGGGTTTACTGGAATCGCACAAGGAAGGCCGGAACATGTGTATGTCCATTAATGCTGAAAAGCTAAAGGAGCTGGAAGATTTCCTGCAACTGCTTAAACCGGCAGTAACTCCACGTTAATTCCTTGGCCCATTCTCAGCCCGTTGGTGGTATCGCCAACGGGTTTTTATTTTTTAAAACATTATTGGTTGCTTATGCATTTATAGCCGATACCTTTGCTGATGCTTAGCAGGAAAGCTAGTGGCTGCCAGCAAAGGGCTTTACCCCGGTTTTTTTTGCCTCATTACATAATCTCATGCTTATCAGATGATGTATTGGCGCCTATTCGTAGCCTATCAACGCACACCACTTCCCCCATTACCCTCACTTGGGTTGCTTTTACTGATGAAACTATCTTCTCTTTTAGCCGGCAGCGTGCTGCTGGCGAGCTGTGCGGAGCAGCAAGCCCCGCAACAGGCCCTGGCCCCGCCGGCCCTGCCGGTACAAGCCCTGCATACCGGTACCGAAACCACGTACCAGGATTACCCGGCTTCCATTGAGGGCGTCGTCAACGTGGAGATTCGGGCGCAGGTCGCGGGGGTACTCGACCGTGTCCTGGTCGATGAGGGCGCAGCGGTGCGCAAAGGCCAGCCACTGTTCAAAATCAACGACGCGCCCTACCGGGAGCGGCTGAATAATGCGTTGGCGGCCCAGCAAGCGGCCGCTGGGTCGGTGACCAGCGCGCAAGTGGAGGTCGATCGATTCGCTCCGCTGGTGCAGAACAAGGTCGTATCGGAGGTGCAACTGCAAACGGCCCAGGCGGCCCTGGTCGTCGCCAAAGCCAACTTGCAGCGCGCCAAGGCCGAGGTTAGCAGTGCCCGGATCAACCTTGGTTACACGACCATTACGGCTCCAGTGAGTGGCTACCTGGGGCGGCTGCAAACCAAGCAGGGTAGCCTGGTAGGCCCCACCGATGCTCAGGCCCTAACGCAACTCTCCGATGTGCACGAGGTGCACACCTACTTCGCGTTGGGCGAGGACGATTTTGTCACCTTCCGCAAACAGTACGCCGGCCGGACGCTGCAAGACAAGCTCGCGCACCTGCCGCCGGTGGCCCTGGTGCTGGCCGACCAAAGCACCTACCCCACGCGCGGCAAGGTGGACATGGTGGACGGGCAGTTCAACAAAACGACGGGGGCCGTGACCTTGCGCGCCACCTTCCCCAACGCCAATGGGCTGCTGCGCTCGGGCAACACG is from Hymenobacter tibetensis and encodes:
- a CDS encoding TolC family protein — its product is MKVIFYVGLVLAAPGLYAQSGPALAPISPPIALAPLSLAECRALALEHNQRLAAAGRRQRAAEAGHEATKTNRLPKLDFSGTGYYVHGLGNTLNTQGVTAGVGLTQTLYSGGRLRAQTALADVTAQVATAAVQATRQQQLTETDQTYWQTVALRDHVMLAERNRTQLQALVRDVDNKYRAGLAYQADLLRAQVQLRDAEVRLLRTRDDALLIQLVLRQLIGRPAGDSLRLADSVEGEFATVSPADYAARARAQRPDLRRLALANQADSLQLEVARSARWPQINASVNALYLRQKPGFLLPEANNTPAYALVSVNLPLVHWQENRLLESQRRYLTQASRADLAEAHQQVTLEVSRALLRLNQAARRIELQRLTLTQAQENLRLNDNRFRAGLLPLVDLLEAQTLSQRAATELLDAKVEYRVAEAALAQATGEQF
- a CDS encoding DUF892 family protein — its product is MESQALKELIKQGLAADKAGSKIGAESTADIQNNASHPDLLALLDKGNTTSKEWAQRIDRAITEVGGVAERPNEVLEAHYRVSKEISSEAQTDEVRDLGIIASGQLALHYWIASFGTLKAYAEAVGLSQTAREMQASVEEAKQLDEEFTALAQKMLAVK
- a CDS encoding TetR/AcrR family transcriptional regulator is translated as MGVAERKLREKKQREEAILAAAKQVFQQKGLVAATMDDIAAVAELAKGTLYRHYRSKEDIMLLINERALQEMHGQFVQVTAAAATGLEKILRLTQAYYAFCLAHPAYFDFIAFFESPFPSTNVATLYATNTAIRELVMHLLEQGMQDGSIRTDLKAELLTNIMWASSYGIMQLIVSRGGHLTENQEINLDELFATYLTTLTAGLRP
- a CDS encoding transposase, whose protein sequence is MRLVCQSTVEPVFGSLLQHYGLRQVNTRSRASAHKTMLLAAMAYNLRKASHISVPTAGRSRRRPAQAPGTASNWFFQP
- a CDS encoding transposase — encoded protein: MNYHCSLAVDTAHGVISHVQADLADIRDCVYLPKLVTHLRQRLLAQGVPLQDLVADTNYSTGVNYALLEQQGITPWIPVFGNYKLVVEGFPYDAQADCFTCPAGKFLPFRSYETSLDGGLFKPYRASTRDCRLCPRKAIRAPKTNKRKVTRTAYDPHYRRALARQQSR
- a CDS encoding ArsR/SmtB family transcription factor produces the protein MDTKSLVKLAKSLSDPTRLRLLQEIAKGDITVCADLFQYVPISQPSMSQHLKALCEAGLLESHKEGRNMCMSINAEKLKELEDFLQLLKPAVTPR
- a CDS encoding efflux RND transporter periplasmic adaptor subunit, whose protein sequence is MKLSSLLAGSVLLASCAEQQAPQQALAPPALPVQALHTGTETTYQDYPASIEGVVNVEIRAQVAGVLDRVLVDEGAAVRKGQPLFKINDAPYRERLNNALAAQQAAAGSVTSAQVEVDRFAPLVQNKVVSEVQLQTAQAALVVAKANLQRAKAEVSSARINLGYTTITAPVSGYLGRLQTKQGSLVGPTDAQALTQLSDVHEVHTYFALGEDDFVTFRKQYAGRTLQDKLAHLPPVALVLADQSTYPTRGKVDMVDGQFNKTTGAVTLRATFPNANGLLRSGNTGTIRLALQHPDVLLVPTAATVELQDRVFVYAVGDSNRVSRQAITIQGKSGANYLVSEGVKDGDRIVLQGIDHLQEGQIIQPTQASKASAAVPGKAATQSVQN